A segment of the candidate division WOR-3 bacterium genome:
CAGTGGTTGAAGAGAATATCCAAGCAAGAATCAGAGGAAATATATTAATGGCTCTTTCTAATAAAATAAAAGATAGCATTGTTATTTCAACTGGAGATAAAAGTGAATTAGCGGTTGGTTATTGTACTCTTTATGGAGATATGAGTGGAGGAATTAGTTTAATTTCTGATGTGCCAAAAAATAAAGTCTATAAATTGGCTGAATATATCAACCGAAAAAAAGAAATAATTCCCGAAGAGATTTTAAAAAAACCACCTTCACCAGAATTGAGACCAAATCAACTAACAGAAAAAGATCTTATCCCCTACAAAATTTTAGACCCAATAATGGAATACTATATTGAAGAAAAACTCTCAATCAGAGAGATTATCAAAAAGGGATTTCGCCCAAAAGATGTGAAATGGGTAATTAAAAAAATTGATAGAAATGAATTTAAAAGAAGGCAGGCTGCTCCTGGATTCAAAGTTACCAGCAAAGCCTTTGGTATCGGCAGAAGGATGCCAATAGCGGCCAAATATGATTTTAATATTAAAGATTTTTCAAAGATTTTAAAAAGAAAATGAAAGAAAGATTTGCCCAAATTGAAGAAGCGATAAAAGATATCAAAAAAGGAAAAATGGTAATTGTTGTTGATGACGAAGCAAGAGAAAACGAAGGCGATTTTATCTGCGCTGCCGAAAAGATAACTCCCGCAAAAATAAACTTTATGGCAAAATATGGTCGGGGATTAATCTGTGTTGCCTTAGAAGAAGAGAGAATAAAAGAGTTAGATTTACCATTAATAATTGATAGCAAAAATCCGGCTAAATATGGTACACCAATGGCGGTTCCGGTAGATGTAAAAATTGGCACAACTACTGGTTCTTCGGCTTATGACCGAGCAAAAACAATCAAAGCATTAATTGATCCGAAATCAAAACCCGAAGATTTTGCCCGTCCTGGACATGTCTTTCCCTTAAAAGCAGTAAAGGGTGGAGTTTTGAGAAGAGCAGGACATACCGAAGCAAGTGTTGATTTGGCTCGTTTGGCTGGTCTCTATCCGGCTGGTGTTCTCTGCGAAATAATGGCAGAAAATGGCAAAATGGCAAAATTAAAAGACCTATTCAAGTTGGCAAAAAGATTTAATATTAAAATAATCACTATCAAAGATTTGATTGCCTACCGGAAGAAAAATGAAAAACTGGTTGAAAGAAAAGTAACAACCACCTTACCAACTCCTTATGGTGATTTTACTCTTTATCTCTATGAAGATTTATTAGAACACCAATTACACATCGCATTGGTTAAAGGCGATGTGGCAGGAAAAGAAAATGTTTTAGTAAGAGTCCATTCTCAATGTCTAACGGGTGATGTCTTTCATTCTTTAAGATGTGATTGCGGTGAACAACTCCACACCGCCTTAAAGATGATAAGCAAAGAAAAACAAGGAGTACTCCTATATATGCGTCAAGAAGGAAGGGGTTTAGGACTCTTTTTAAAACTGAAATCTTATGAATTACAGGATTTAGGTTTAGATACGGTTGAATCAGCAAAGGCATTAGGCAAAGAACCCGATTTAAGAGATTACGGAATTGGTGCCCAAATTCTTGCTGATTTAGGAGTTACCACAATTAGATTACTTACCAATAATCCAAGAAAGATTATTGGCTTAGAAGGTTTTGGCTTAAAAGTGGTTGAAAGGGTACCTTTAATTATTAAACCAAATAAAAGGAATATAAAATATTTAGAAACAAAAAGGGATAAACTTGGTCATTTATTAGGAGACCTAAAAAGTGAGGTGCAAGATGGAAATTAAAGAATTTAAAGGTTATTTAGATGCCAAAAACAAAAAATTTGCTATTGTTATTTCCCGTTTTAATGAACTTATCACCCAAAATCTTTTAAAAGGTGCTTTAGATTGTTTAGAAAGACACAATGCCCAATCTTGCGATATCTATTGGACCTTTGGTACTTTTGAGATTCCTGGTGTTGCCAAAAGATTAGCCGAAAAGAAAACCTACGATGCAATTATCTGTTTAGGAGCAATAATCCGTGGTGATACACCCCATGCCGAATATATTGCTAACGAAGTAGCCAAAGGAATTGCCAAAATTTACTTAGATACTGGTATTCCCACCATTTTCGGAATTATTACTGCTGATAGTTTAGAACAGGCGATTGAACGGGCAGGCACTAAACAGGGCAACAAAGGTTTCATAGCGGCACTAGCAGCAATTGAAATGGCAAATCTAAAAGAAAAGATTTGAAAGAACCATTAAGAAGAAAGGCAAGAAAGGCAGCCTTAACTATTCTTTATATCCACGACCTTATGGGTTTTCCTCTTGATGAAGTAGTAAAACAGGTTTTAGAGAAAATCAAACTGAATGAAAAAAATTTAGAATACTTAGATAAACTTATATCCCAAATAAAAGAACACAAAAAAAAGATTGATAGGACAATAAAAAAATATTTAATCAACTGGGATTTTCAACGTCTTTCTTATATTGACCGAGCAATATTAAGGATTGCTACCTGCGAACTTCTTTATTTTGAAGATATTCCGCCAAAAGTAAGTATTGATGAAGCGATTGAGTTAGCCAAAGAATTTTCTGATGATGATGCGCGGAGATTTATCAACGGAGTTCTTGACGCCATTTATAAAAATTTAGATATTAAAAAATGAAATTTGGTATTATTTCCGATATTCACGGTAATTTAGAAGCCTTACAAGTTGTTTTACAAGAAATAAAAAAAGAAGACTGTAATGAAATAATCTTTTTAGGCGATATTGTTGGCTATGGTGCTAACCCCAATGAATGTATTGAATTATTAAGACAAGAAAGAGTAGTGGGCGTTGCTGGTAACCACGATTATGCGGTTTTAAATAAAACTTCTATTAAAAATTTCAATCCCTATGCCCAAGCGGCTATTTTGTGGACACAAAAAATATTGACTAAAGAATCTTTATGGTATCTTGATGCCTTTTTATTAGTAAACAAATCTTATCCTTTTCATATTGTCCATTCTTCGCCTGATGACCCTGGTGATTGGTATTATCTTTTCACCATTGAAGATATTATTCCCCAATTCAATTTTTTTAGTTATCCCGTCTGCTTAGTTGGTCACACCCATATTCCTTTTGTGGTAGCCAAAAGAAACGATGGAAAAATTGAAATAATCAAAGAGAATAAATTTGAATTAAATTCCGATTGGCAATATATTATCAATGTTGGAAGTGTTGGGCAACCTCGTGATCAAAATCCCCAAGCCAGTTTTGCTATTTACGATACCAAAACAAATATCTTCGAAATAAGAAGGATTGATTACGATATCAAAACAGCCGCTGATAAAATAATTAAGGCCAATCTTCCGCCGATACTGGCAGAAAGATTATTTTATGGCCAATAACCTCAAATTTTGAACTTTGCCTTGTTCTTTTAAAATTAGATAATAAATCCCTGGTGAGAGATTACCAATATCAAAATTTTTCTTATTTTTTATTTCGCCCTGATAAATTCTTTTAATTATTTTACCATCAATTGTTGCCAAATATATTTCACCGTTAAAAGAAGTCTTTACCGCAAGAGTAAAACGATTCTTTATCGGATTAGGATAGATTTCAAAATCCTTTTTTAAACTAAAAGTAAT
Coding sequences within it:
- the ribH gene encoding 6,7-dimethyl-8-ribityllumazine synthase, with amino-acid sequence MEIKEFKGYLDAKNKKFAIVISRFNELITQNLLKGALDCLERHNAQSCDIYWTFGTFEIPGVAKRLAEKKTYDAIICLGAIIRGDTPHAEYIANEVAKGIAKIYLDTGIPTIFGIITADSLEQAIERAGTKQGNKGFIAALAAIEMANLKEKI
- a CDS encoding bifunctional 3,4-dihydroxy-2-butanone-4-phosphate synthase/GTP cyclohydrolase II; its protein translation is MKERFAQIEEAIKDIKKGKMVIVVDDEARENEGDFICAAEKITPAKINFMAKYGRGLICVALEEERIKELDLPLIIDSKNPAKYGTPMAVPVDVKIGTTTGSSAYDRAKTIKALIDPKSKPEDFARPGHVFPLKAVKGGVLRRAGHTEASVDLARLAGLYPAGVLCEIMAENGKMAKLKDLFKLAKRFNIKIITIKDLIAYRKKNEKLVERKVTTTLPTPYGDFTLYLYEDLLEHQLHIALVKGDVAGKENVLVRVHSQCLTGDVFHSLRCDCGEQLHTALKMISKEKQGVLLYMRQEGRGLGLFLKLKSYELQDLGLDTVESAKALGKEPDLRDYGIGAQILADLGVTTIRLLTNNPRKIIGLEGFGLKVVERVPLIIKPNKRNIKYLETKRDKLGHLLGDLKSEVQDGN
- a CDS encoding metallophosphoesterase family protein, encoding MKFGIISDIHGNLEALQVVLQEIKKEDCNEIIFLGDIVGYGANPNECIELLRQERVVGVAGNHDYAVLNKTSIKNFNPYAQAAILWTQKILTKESLWYLDAFLLVNKSYPFHIVHSSPDDPGDWYYLFTIEDIIPQFNFFSYPVCLVGHTHIPFVVAKRNDGKIEIIKENKFELNSDWQYIINVGSVGQPRDQNPQASFAIYDTKTNIFEIRRIDYDIKTAADKIIKANLPPILAERLFYGQ
- the nusB gene encoding transcription antitermination factor NusB yields the protein MKEPLRRKARKAALTILYIHDLMGFPLDEVVKQVLEKIKLNEKNLEYLDKLISQIKEHKKKIDRTIKKYLINWDFQRLSYIDRAILRIATCELLYFEDIPPKVSIDEAIELAKEFSDDDARRFINGVLDAIYKNLDIKK